In a single window of the Listeria cossartiae subsp. cossartiae genome:
- a CDS encoding TIGR01777 family oxidoreductase, with amino-acid sequence MHILLTGATGFIGDHLVHELEKSDHELYILTRQKLKNRANVHYIEWLNDDKLPNLDDLPVDVCINFAGAGLMDEKWTYERQKVIVNSRIEATSALLSIVKKMNSKPKLWINASAIGAYTSSKSTIYLDTEENNYADNFLGKTVYEWEKTASAASDLGIRVVYARFGLVLGTDGGSFPVFEKLFQTYTGGRFGNGRQWYSWIHVDDVVAALLFIFDHEEISGVVNFTAPHPVQEKKFAERLGKKMHKPYKTPVPKKIIKFILGERAMTILDSQRAYPEKLMSHHFEFRFETLQEALDDLLD; translated from the coding sequence TTGCATATCTTACTTACAGGCGCAACGGGTTTTATTGGTGACCATTTAGTGCATGAGTTAGAAAAATCTGATCACGAACTTTACATTTTAACGAGACAAAAGTTAAAAAACCGCGCGAATGTACATTATATTGAATGGTTGAATGATGATAAATTACCTAATTTAGACGATTTGCCAGTGGATGTTTGTATTAACTTTGCAGGCGCTGGTTTGATGGATGAAAAATGGACTTATGAAAGACAGAAAGTGATTGTAAATAGCCGCATCGAAGCTACTTCAGCGCTTCTATCAATTGTGAAGAAAATGAACTCCAAGCCAAAACTGTGGATTAATGCAAGTGCAATTGGGGCTTATACGTCCTCTAAATCAACTATTTATCTGGATACAGAAGAAAATAACTATGCCGATAATTTCTTAGGAAAAACGGTTTATGAATGGGAAAAAACGGCGAGTGCGGCGAGTGATTTAGGTATTCGTGTTGTTTATGCGCGCTTTGGACTTGTACTTGGGACAGACGGTGGCTCCTTCCCTGTTTTTGAAAAGTTATTTCAAACTTATACGGGTGGCCGTTTTGGAAATGGTAGACAATGGTATTCATGGATTCATGTTGATGATGTTGTTGCGGCGTTATTATTTATTTTTGATCATGAAGAGATAAGTGGTGTCGTTAATTTTACTGCCCCACATCCTGTCCAAGAAAAGAAATTTGCAGAACGGCTCGGGAAAAAGATGCATAAACCATATAAAACGCCCGTCCCTAAAAAAATTATCAAATTTATTCTCGGTGAACGTGCCATGACTATTTTAGACAGCCAGCGTGCTTATCCGGAAAAATTAATGAGTCATCATTTTGAATTTCGCTTTGAAACTTTGCAAGAAGCGTTAGATGATTTGCTTGATTAA
- the mprF gene encoding bifunctional lysylphosphatidylglycerol flippase/synthetase MprF, whose translation MKEKLMQAYAWFQKNSTIVKIVFITFVMGFVIYEIINIATGIDYSSLKANITSQSPEQIFIMFIVGLIAVTPMLLYDYVIVKLLPGKFSSSHVIASGWITNTFTNIGGFGGVLGASLRASFYGKNASHKEILLAISKIALFLVSGLSIYCLVSLATLLIPGFADHFVNYWPWLLAGGLYFPILFTITKWKSKSLFVDLPIKRELTLIAASLLEWGFAFGCFAIIGTLMGEPVDIFKVFPLFVIASVIGIASMVPGGVGTFDVVMILGLSQLGVSQELALAWMLFYRIFYYIIPFVVGLLFFVQKAGKRVNDFLEGLPLLFLQKVAHRFLVIFVYGSGLLLILSSSVPNAIYHVPFLYKIMPFNFLFTSQITIVAFGFLLLGLARGIECKTKKAYIITVIVLGCAIFNTLARVFSIKQAIFLGIVLLCLFLARNEFYREKLVYTWSKVIIDSIIFIVCLAGYIVIGIYNSPNIKHSKEIPDYLRIASEHLWLVGFVGVFIAVVSLVVIYIYLSTTKEKLGSPFEAVKVRDHLAKWGGNEVSHTMFLRDKLLFWAANGEVLFSYRIIADKMVIMGEPTGNMDKMEDAIEEVMMNADRFGYRPVFYEVRGTMIPYLHDHGFDFIKLGEEGFVDVQNFTMSGKKKKGERALMNKLEREGYTFEIINPPYSHETWTTLRAVSDEWLDGREEKGFSLGFFDTYYLEQAPIAIAKNGEGTVVGFASMMPSYTDEMTSIDLMRYSKEAPSGIMDFLFINLFEQAKEDGFQTFNAGMAPLANVGESKYAFLGERLAGLVYRYSQGFYGFKGLRNFKSKYVTEWEQKFVAFRKRSSIAFTMLQLMILVGKKRPLANNQVVLDFPLEEETKKPDTE comes from the coding sequence ATGAAAGAAAAATTAATGCAAGCCTATGCTTGGTTTCAAAAAAATAGCACCATCGTCAAAATTGTCTTTATCACTTTTGTGATGGGATTTGTTATCTACGAAATTATTAATATTGCAACCGGAATTGACTATTCGTCATTAAAAGCCAATATCACTTCCCAAAGCCCAGAACAAATCTTTATTATGTTTATCGTCGGCTTAATCGCAGTGACACCAATGCTTTTATATGATTATGTCATTGTTAAGTTGCTACCCGGAAAGTTTTCCTCATCGCATGTCATTGCTTCTGGTTGGATTACCAATACTTTTACGAATATTGGCGGTTTCGGTGGGGTGTTAGGAGCCAGTCTAAGAGCAAGTTTCTACGGAAAAAATGCCTCTCATAAAGAAATTTTACTAGCTATTTCCAAAATTGCTTTATTCTTAGTATCCGGCTTATCGATTTATTGTTTAGTATCATTAGCCACACTACTCATTCCAGGATTTGCAGATCATTTTGTTAATTACTGGCCGTGGCTACTTGCTGGGGGACTTTATTTCCCTATTTTATTCACAATCACAAAATGGAAAAGTAAGTCACTGTTCGTCGATTTACCAATTAAAAGAGAATTAACTTTAATTGCAGCGTCCCTTTTAGAGTGGGGCTTTGCCTTTGGTTGTTTTGCTATTATTGGTACGTTGATGGGAGAACCAGTAGACATCTTCAAAGTATTTCCGTTATTCGTCATCGCTTCTGTTATCGGAATCGCGTCCATGGTTCCCGGTGGAGTTGGGACGTTTGACGTTGTAATGATTCTCGGACTAAGCCAATTAGGCGTTTCACAAGAGTTAGCGCTCGCTTGGATGCTGTTTTATCGAATCTTTTACTATATTATTCCATTCGTAGTTGGGCTGTTATTCTTCGTTCAAAAAGCCGGCAAACGAGTGAATGACTTTTTAGAAGGCTTACCATTACTATTTTTACAAAAAGTGGCGCATCGCTTTTTAGTTATTTTCGTCTATGGATCTGGTTTATTGTTAATTTTATCTTCATCTGTTCCAAACGCAATCTATCATGTGCCATTCCTGTATAAAATTATGCCATTTAATTTCTTATTTACATCCCAAATTACCATCGTTGCATTCGGATTTTTACTACTTGGACTTGCACGAGGGATTGAATGTAAAACGAAAAAAGCTTACATTATTACGGTTATTGTACTAGGTTGCGCGATTTTCAACACATTAGCTCGCGTATTCTCAATCAAGCAAGCTATCTTTTTAGGAATTGTTTTATTATGTTTATTCCTAGCTCGCAATGAATTTTACCGGGAAAAACTGGTTTATACGTGGAGTAAAGTAATTATTGATAGCATTATTTTCATTGTTTGTTTGGCAGGTTATATCGTTATTGGTATTTACAATTCACCAAATATCAAACATTCCAAAGAAATCCCAGACTATTTACGTATTGCCTCTGAACATCTCTGGCTAGTCGGATTTGTCGGCGTCTTTATCGCCGTCGTTAGTTTAGTCGTTATCTACATTTATTTATCCACAACAAAAGAAAAATTAGGCTCACCATTTGAAGCAGTCAAAGTACGCGACCACCTAGCAAAATGGGGTGGAAATGAAGTCAGCCATACTATGTTCTTGCGTGATAAACTCCTTTTCTGGGCGGCAAACGGGGAAGTGCTTTTCTCTTACCGAATTATCGCCGACAAAATGGTTATCATGGGAGAGCCAACCGGGAATATGGATAAAATGGAAGATGCGATTGAAGAAGTGATGATGAACGCGGATCGTTTCGGTTATCGACCAGTTTTCTATGAAGTTCGCGGTACGATGATTCCCTATTTACACGATCACGGTTTTGACTTTATCAAGCTTGGTGAAGAAGGTTTCGTAGACGTCCAAAACTTCACCATGAGCGGCAAAAAGAAAAAAGGCGAACGCGCGCTAATGAATAAGTTAGAACGCGAAGGCTATACTTTTGAAATAATAAATCCACCATACAGTCATGAAACATGGACGACGCTACGAGCAGTTTCTGATGAATGGTTGGATGGCAGAGAAGAAAAAGGTTTTTCACTTGGCTTCTTTGATACCTATTATCTCGAACAAGCACCAATTGCGATTGCTAAAAATGGAGAGGGCACTGTCGTTGGTTTTGCTTCAATGATGCCATCTTATACAGATGAAATGACATCCATCGACTTAATGCGTTATTCCAAAGAAGCGCCATCCGGTATTATGGATTTCCTTTTCATCAACTTATTCGAACAAGCCAAAGAAGACGGCTTTCAAACATTTAATGCCGGCATGGCGCCACTTGCGAATGTCGGGGAAAGTAAATATGCCTTTTTAGGAGAGCGATTAGCGGGACTTGTTTATCGTTATAGCCAAGGCTTCTACGGCTTCAAAGGATTACGTAATTTCAAATCCAAATATGTTACCGAATGGGAACAAAAATTTGTTGCCTTCAGAAAACGAAGCTCGATTGCTTTCACGATGTTACAACTAATGATTCTTGTTGGTAAAAAACGACCACTTGCAAACAACCAAGTCGTCCTTGATTTCCCGCTTGAAGAAGAAACAAAAAAACCAGACACTGAGTAA
- a CDS encoding VanZ family protein, whose translation MQVQKCRFFVLLLPVLYLLYGISLALQFGNNADLINAIANSCLLFLATLILTNMTQLKNWIDFIWFCVFILYIIILLHLVAYISIGDFVNSTYTGTFHIQKEMMNLIPFTTIENTFKQTLPTMPTILQIIGNVLLLCPLSFFMLYFKITNTASKTLLVVFLTSCGIELLQFAQTTMITGFEGISLPPNRSTDIDDIILNTLSGLIGIMLAYAVPSVRKRINKRR comes from the coding sequence ATGCAGGTCCAAAAATGCCGTTTTTTTGTGTTGTTATTGCCAGTATTATATCTCCTTTACGGGATTTCACTCGCATTACAATTTGGGAATAACGCTGATTTAATCAATGCGATTGCTAATAGCTGTTTACTTTTTTTAGCAACACTCATCTTAACTAACATGACGCAGCTAAAAAATTGGATAGACTTTATCTGGTTTTGTGTTTTTATACTTTATATAATTATCTTATTACACCTAGTGGCTTACATATCAATTGGAGATTTCGTGAATAGCACGTATACCGGAACTTTCCATATTCAAAAAGAAATGATGAACTTAATACCTTTTACAACGATAGAAAATACATTTAAGCAAACATTACCAACGATGCCTACCATCCTTCAAATTATCGGGAATGTTTTATTGTTATGCCCACTGTCTTTCTTCATGCTTTACTTCAAAATAACCAACACAGCGAGCAAAACACTTTTAGTCGTATTCCTTACTTCATGTGGCATCGAGCTACTACAATTTGCGCAAACAACGATGATTACAGGATTCGAAGGCATTTCGCTACCACCTAATCGTTCAACAGACATAGATGACATCATTTTAAATACGTTAAGTGGTTTAATCGGTATTATGCTCGCGTATGCTGTACCGTCCGTTAGAAAACGAATAAATAAAAGAAGATGA
- a CDS encoding cation diffusion facilitator family transporter, translating to MKELLGLLKEGNKSALTAALVNTVVSIIKGVTYFFTGNIAMFAETLHSLGDAANQFFVFIGSALSKKRPTKRFPHGFGRMVNLVLLGAVIVVGIMAFETIREGFAHIIHPTSSTGFLINLTVLLLCTVLEFSVLVKATHEIAHDVGLESKGLQLFKDSILNLGKAKAATKLVFLEDSVATGGGLLAMIAVIISHFTPFHQAEGIASMLIGVMMFIVVGKVFLDNAAGVIGESDQSMHMTVGQLVMSDPDVRDIQVLTVLKEGDVFHVDVEVELDPMLTLAEVDDIKDRLEENIGSLRGVADVLISFDEDDAIRNWEYGDGR from the coding sequence ATGAAAGAATTATTAGGATTATTAAAAGAAGGTAATAAATCGGCTTTAACTGCAGCGCTTGTTAATACAGTTGTTTCCATTATCAAAGGCGTGACTTATTTTTTTACAGGAAATATTGCGATGTTTGCTGAAACGTTACATAGTCTTGGTGATGCGGCTAACCAATTTTTCGTTTTTATTGGTTCTGCTTTAAGTAAGAAACGACCAACGAAACGTTTTCCGCATGGTTTTGGGCGGATGGTTAATTTAGTATTACTTGGTGCGGTTATTGTTGTTGGAATTATGGCATTTGAAACGATTCGTGAAGGTTTCGCGCATATTATCCATCCGACAAGTTCGACCGGTTTTCTGATTAACCTTACAGTGCTTTTACTTTGTACCGTGCTTGAGTTTTCAGTTTTAGTGAAAGCGACACACGAGATTGCACATGATGTAGGTTTGGAATCAAAAGGACTACAATTGTTTAAAGATAGCATTTTAAATCTTGGTAAGGCAAAAGCGGCAACCAAACTGGTATTTTTAGAAGATTCCGTTGCAACTGGTGGCGGACTGCTTGCGATGATTGCGGTTATTATTTCCCACTTCACCCCTTTCCATCAAGCAGAAGGTATTGCTTCGATGTTGATTGGTGTCATGATGTTTATCGTTGTTGGAAAAGTCTTTTTGGATAATGCAGCGGGTGTTATTGGTGAGTCGGATCAAAGTATGCATATGACAGTTGGCCAGCTTGTAATGAGCGACCCGGATGTTCGCGATATTCAAGTTTTAACCGTGCTTAAAGAAGGCGATGTTTTCCATGTCGATGTCGAGGTTGAATTAGATCCAATGCTCACACTCGCTGAAGTGGATGATATTAAAGACCGTTTAGAAGAAAATATCGGTAGTCTGCGCGGTGTTGCGGATGTACTAATTTCGTTTGATGAAGATGATGCGATTCGTAACTGGGAGTATGGTGACGGACGTTAA
- a CDS encoding GNAT family N-acetyltransferase: MRITGERIYLRPFQIVDANQKLAFHLANKAFFEGYSMERDERFYTIEEQQALISRLEDFAASDVEYYYGIFLNDTDELIGTINLFSILRESLQSAFIGYFLDKEHNGNGYATEAVQLIVDFGFDILGLHRIEAGVMPKNERSKQVLLKAGFHIEGLAVQNVRINGIWEDHQVLAIINPGD; the protein is encoded by the coding sequence ATGCGGATTACAGGGGAACGGATTTATTTAAGACCTTTTCAAATAGTAGATGCGAATCAAAAACTAGCATTTCATTTAGCGAATAAAGCATTTTTTGAAGGTTATTCGATGGAGCGGGATGAGCGATTTTATACGATAGAAGAACAGCAAGCGCTTATTTCACGTTTAGAGGATTTTGCTGCGAGCGATGTGGAATATTATTATGGGATTTTCTTGAATGATACGGATGAACTAATTGGTACGATTAATTTATTTAGTATTTTGCGTGAATCGTTGCAGTCAGCATTCATTGGTTATTTTCTCGATAAAGAACATAATGGGAACGGCTATGCAACGGAAGCAGTACAATTAATAGTAGATTTTGGTTTCGATATCCTTGGACTTCATCGTATCGAAGCCGGTGTAATGCCAAAAAATGAACGTTCCAAACAAGTACTTTTAAAAGCGGGATTTCATATAGAAGGGCTCGCGGTTCAAAATGTTCGGATCAACGGTATATGGGAGGACCACCAAGTGCTTGCCATCATTAATCCAGGAGACTAA
- a CDS encoding methyl-accepting chemotaxis protein, producing the protein MIVNAETEDATLLLDGLLQNVAIIRFDINKKVTYANALFAEAMGYSEEEMLKLSHPDLCFPDFVQSASYKAMWTNLLAGQKFQNKIERKNARGERVWFEATYIPIIREDLVVGVAKIATDITRREETVHDFASGLKNMANNLKEHSTVGKTRSEALLELVKSITKESNENTDTLHDLQTEAQNIHGIINTINGIASQTNLLALNAAIEAARAGDAGRGFSVVAEEVRKLSSRVEEAIKEVEKSVNGITQEINTISSGTERVEAKVEESQEVLILSLEDFSQIESASTALDQNAGAFTKMI; encoded by the coding sequence ATGATTGTTAATGCGGAAACAGAAGACGCAACTCTCCTTCTCGATGGTTTACTTCAAAATGTGGCGATAATTCGTTTTGATATTAATAAAAAAGTAACTTATGCTAATGCCCTTTTTGCGGAAGCGATGGGATACTCAGAAGAAGAAATGTTAAAATTATCCCATCCTGACTTATGCTTTCCTGATTTTGTCCAAAGTGCGAGTTACAAAGCAATGTGGACAAACCTACTTGCCGGGCAAAAATTTCAAAATAAAATTGAACGTAAAAATGCACGCGGCGAACGTGTTTGGTTTGAAGCGACGTATATCCCGATTATTCGCGAAGACTTGGTCGTTGGTGTTGCTAAAATCGCAACAGATATTACAAGAAGAGAAGAAACAGTCCATGATTTTGCATCAGGTTTGAAAAATATGGCAAACAATTTAAAAGAACATTCCACTGTAGGTAAAACGCGTAGTGAAGCTCTCCTTGAACTCGTGAAATCAATCACGAAAGAGTCGAATGAAAATACCGATACGCTCCATGACTTGCAAACAGAGGCGCAAAATATTCATGGCATTATTAATACAATTAATGGTATTGCTTCACAAACGAATTTACTTGCGCTCAATGCAGCAATTGAAGCCGCACGCGCTGGTGATGCTGGCCGTGGATTTAGTGTTGTCGCTGAAGAAGTTCGCAAACTTTCAAGTCGTGTAGAAGAAGCGATTAAAGAAGTGGAAAAAAGCGTCAACGGTATCACACAAGAAATTAATACGATTTCCAGTGGCACTGAACGCGTCGAAGCAAAAGTCGAGGAAAGCCAAGAAGTCCTTATTTTATCTTTAGA